The Desulfococcus multivorans DNA window ATTGACGATCGCCTGGTGCCAGTCATTTATCCGCGCTCCTTGCTGTATTTTGTTTCCGGACTGCTGGAAGATACCGTCGACCAACCCCTGGTGGGCATGGAGCGCTTCCTGCGGGAGGACAAGATCTTCACGCCGGGCGATTTTCCGGCTATTTCACGCTGTCGTGCATTTTACGACGATTTTCCGAAAAGCCTGGTGTGGGCACCCGATACGCAAGGGGACGGGACCCGGAGCGCTTCGGCCGGACACGGCGATTTCGACAATGACGCCGACACGCTGAGCAGTCTTCAGTGGCTGCTCGATAAGGGGTTCTGATGATGGCGCAAGACGACTACGCCATTCTTGTGGGGATCAGCCATTATCCCGATCCCGGTTTTCCTCCCCTGCAGGGGCCGTCGCGGGATGTCCGGCGTTTTTGCGACTGGCTGATCGATCCGGCCGGCGGCGATGTCGATCCCGGTCATATTACCACCATCGTTTCACCCAATCCGCCGCCGGCCGTATCGCCGGACCAGGCGCCGCCGCAGTTTACCGATTTTCAGGTGGCGTTCCAGAACCTGATTACCGGCGGCAAAAACCGTATCGAATATCACAGAGACAGCCGTCTTTACCTGTATTTTTCCGGCCACGGATTCTGCGAAATCCGCAATCAGATGCCCCAGGCCGCCATCTATGCCGCCAACGCGAGCCGTCTGTTCAACTGGAATATCGCCGGTACGCTGTACGCGCTCTGGGCCAGGGAAGCGGCTGTATTCGGCGAAATTGTTCTGGTGATGGATTGCTGTCGGGATGCAGAGGCAACCCGCATGCTGATGAATCCGCCGCTGCCGGCCATAAACAACCCTGGGGCGGCCCAGAAGGTGAAACTCTTCTGCATTTATGCCGCGCCCAAAGGCGGCAAGGCCCAGGAACGCCCCATCCCCGAACTCAACGGCGAGGTGCACAGCCTGCTGACCCATGTCCTGCTGAACGCCTTTCGTCATGCGCCCCCGGATCCCAATGGCCGCGTGACCGGACATGCCCTCAAAAATTACATCGAAGATCTCTGGCCGCGTGCCTGCGGCAACATCCCCGCGGATCCGCCGGAGGTCTATATCCCCCCGACAGGCGATATCGTTTTTTTCACCCGACCACCCGAACGCCTGGCGCAGAATCTGGTCCTTCACGCCTGGAACGCCGGGGAAACCGTAGAGATCTATGACGGCGGCAACCGGCTTCTGGTGACCCTGACGCCGGATGCGACGAGTGGTATTGTCGCTGCCGCGGATCTGGTGTGGGCGGACGGTACCCATGAATCGTTGCCGGTCGCGGATGCGAGGATCCGCGTGTCTCTGCCTGCGGGGCTCTACCGGGCGCGGCGCCGCCGCGAAGGGCAGTGGCGAGAGCAGCTCTTCCAGGCAGGAGGCGATGATGTCGGACTTTAAAGCGGCAGTAACCGTTGCGGTGGCCGATCTGGCCGCACCCCTTGAAATCGTGGACGGCGGCTTCCAGGTTGTGGCCAAAGGCTTTGGACGTGTCGAGGCCGAGCTGCGTCCCGGGCTTTACAAGGCACGGGCCGGCATCGGCGGCACGGCCCAGGAGAAAATTTTCGCCGTTGAGGAAGGCGAAGGAGAGATGGCGGTCGTGCTGGAGCGGGTGCTGTTCGCCTCACCCGTCCCGATGGACGGGACCACCACCAGCCATGAATATCATCAGGCTGCAGTGAATGCGGCTTTTGCTCGTCCCCCTCTGAAAAAGGGAAGCGGGGCCGGCTTTTTTCTCAGCGTGCGCGATCCCAGCGAGGCCCCGTTTATCCAGACGGATGATACGACAGCGCGTTATGCGCTTTCCTTTACCGGGTTTCGTTTGCGCAAGGCAACCGAAACCCTGATTGATTACGATCAGGACGCGGTGCGCGATATCAGCCGCGGTTACGCCGTGTTGGCCGCGGAGCTCGATCCCGGCGCCTATGTACTGCAGTGGTCGTCTGAACGATATGGAACGCTGGCGCGCCCGGTGCTGCTGGTGCCCAACTGGATCACCCAGCTTTTCCTCATGGTTGAGCCCCAGGGCGAAACAGGGCTGCCGATGCGTCCCAATTTTGCCGATGCCTCGGTGCAGATGGCACCTTTTGAATCCGCCTATCCGCGGGAACGGTATTTTCGATTGTCGGAAATTGCCCGGCAGGCTCTGCTGCAAGGACGCAACATCGTCGATCGCGAGGTTATGAATGCCCTGCTGCATGACAAGTTCGGCAATCCAATTCTGGGATTGCTGGCGGCGCATCTGTTGTTGCTGGATGAGAAACCACGGCTCAACCTGCTGAATATCGTCATGGGCAATCTAGGGGTCCTGCTCGGGGGAGACTTCCCGGACATGGTCGCATTGCGTCTGCGGCTGAACCAGCTTGAAAAACCGCAATCCCCGCCTCCGGCCGGCTTGTCGGTCTCTTTTCCGCCGTTGCTCAGGGCGAGCTGGGATATTCTCGCCCGACAGGCGGCGCGGAACGATTCCTTCTTCCCGCCAGGCTCGCTGTGCCGGGAAGCGGCGGATCGAACCGTCGACAACGGTGTCTGGCTGGCATGGAAGCCGGGCCGCCTGACCA harbors:
- a CDS encoding caspase family protein produces the protein MMAQDDYAILVGISHYPDPGFPPLQGPSRDVRRFCDWLIDPAGGDVDPGHITTIVSPNPPPAVSPDQAPPQFTDFQVAFQNLITGGKNRIEYHRDSRLYLYFSGHGFCEIRNQMPQAAIYAANASRLFNWNIAGTLYALWAREAAVFGEIVLVMDCCRDAEATRMLMNPPLPAINNPGAAQKVKLFCIYAAPKGGKAQERPIPELNGEVHSLLTHVLLNAFRHAPPDPNGRVTGHALKNYIEDLWPRACGNIPADPPEVYIPPTGDIVFFTRPPERLAQNLVLHAWNAGETVEIYDGGNRLLVTLTPDATSGIVAAADLVWADGTHESLPVADARIRVSLPAGLYRARRRREGQWREQLFQAGGDDVGL